The DNA window ATAAAATCAAACATAATTCAACATTCAGTTTTAGAAGAATCAGAATATCTGACTTGCTAATATTGTATCACAAGATGATAGAAGCAAATAGAAGCCACACTTGTAAATAGCATTTGATCAAAATCAAGTGAACATCCTATATATCTCAAGTGTAGTTGTGACAatctttacaaaaaaaatgcaaCTTCCTCATATTGCACAAAAAGCTGCAGCTAAATTGGGACAATGCTACAGAATCAAGAGATTCTTTCCACCTTCCACAGCAGAGTTAAAAATAGTCAGAAGCTATTCCAAAAATTCGGCTTCCATAATGATCAAGTCAATCCTTCACCAATGCCTTTCTAATAAGAGTTCTACCTACTACTATTAGAAGGTAATCCAAAAGAGCAGAACTACATGGTCGTATGCACCATCTTGGATGACTGTGGTAGAACCCGTTGCTAAGAGTAGAATCAAAGTCTTCCAATGACAAATATGAAGTTCAGCCGAACCCCATAGTAAACAGCACAAAATCTTTCCATTCAAAGTGATAAGACACAATTGGTTTGAGAATTAGATTAAAACAGACAACAATAAAgtatgaatgatctaaacaagATTAGTTATTGTTTCATCCATATGAATTCTTAAGATACGCCTTTGCGGTTTTAGCAGAGTATTAAATGAAGCTACATATCGTGAAATAAAGTACTAGTTCACTTTATAAGAATCTGAACTGATGAATAACCTGTTAAACATGATGAAAAACAGAACATTCTTTATAAACATGTGATACCCAATGTTTCTTCATTTTTGGTACTTATGAGAAAGTTTATAAGTTATACATTCCTCCCAACCATAACCTGACGTTATTGTTTGTTTGGACAACATCTTGAGAGAACACTATTAATAACCAAAGATGTGTGAATGCAAGCGATAAAGCAGAGTACAGACAGCAACAGCGAGCGCTCCAACTCCATCGCGGTGTAACTGAAGAAACCCTGGGTGCAGAgaaatatttgatgtctagagcaTCTCTGAGGGGAGAAATAAATTGAGAGGTAAAGttatataactaccatatttactattttttcatgaaaaatcattcttcaAAGAgggaggtatttgagaaggtattatacatttaCCTCTCCATCAATGGAAACGTAAAATCTTAAAACTGccatatttttcttcttttcatgcaaaatcattctccaaggggAAGATATTTGACAAGGTATTACACTTCAtgtttttaatgtattttgtactattattttatttcatcatttACCTCTCAATATACTACCTTTTTCTTTTGGAATATGTTACTTTTTGAATATGTATATTTCACTTTCTGAGAAGGTAAATAAGTAATATACCTCTTTCATTTATCCTTATTTATTGGAGATGCTTTTATACATATATAGGGGTgttttaaaatgacaacacatcTTAAAGTGACACTGTGACAACATGTAGCCTACAATACTATAAACGCTACACTGCAATAGTATAAACGCTACActgcaatctatagattgcagTCTAGGCTGTCtagcgtattggatattgcagTCCAGTGTATTAGATATTGCTGGAGTGGTAAACTGCAATATTGATATGGTAAGACTACAATATTCAATGAATAACATTACAATCTGGTAATGTAAAATTAGAAATTTCCTATTTTACCCCTCCGCTTTTTAATTGATTCAACAAATGTTGCCACATGGCAGCTTGACAAGCACACGATTTTTAAATCCAATGACCTAAAATGGTGGTATGGTGTCATAATAAAGAGTGTTGTCATCTTAATACATCCTTATATAGGGGTATAGTTATAGTTTTGGTGAAATAACAAatttgctaccaaaatcaagtcttacaaataacaaaatttaagaTTTTGACTGGTCCAAGCATTGGTTCGTGATCTGAtctgaaattcaaaattttataaaaaatgaacCTGATTACAATTGTATGAAAATCCGAATCCAAACTATGAAATTCAATTTGATCAGAAAATTCTGAAATtacataaatgaataaaattcgAAAATCTAATGCCagaacttaaaaaaaatcaatactagaaattcaaaatttaatactacCAAATATGATTAGATGCATTACCAATAATCCAAATCAATACTAGAAATctaaaaatttaatactcctatcAAATTATTATAGTTAATGTCTTATTGATCTGAACGGATTCCGTAAACAGTATATAcgagaaatttaaaacagaTAAACCGCAATTCCCAATCTCCCACACACAACTCATAAACTAGGGTTTATTCCTTCCACCAAAAATCCCAATTCCTCCCCAATTCTTCCGCCATGGCTCGTAACGAAGAGAAAGCGCAGTCCATGCTCAATCGTTTCATCACCATgaaagaggaggagaagaagaagcctAAGGAGCGCCGCCCCTACCTGGCATCGGAGTGCCGCGATCTGGCGGAGGCCGACAAGTGGCGCCAGCAAATCATGCGCGAAATCGGCCGGAAAGTCGCTGAGATCCAGAACGAAGGCCTCGGAGAGCACCGCATCAGGGACCTGAACGACGAGATCAACAAGCTCATCCGAGAGAAGGTGCATTGGGAGCGGCGCATCGTGGAACTAGGAGGACATAATTACTCGAGGCACTCCGCGAAGATGACTGATTTGGATGGAAACATTGTCGACGTGCCCAACCCCAGCGGCAGGGGTCCCGGTTATAGGTACTTTGGCGCCGCCAAGAAGCTGCCTGGTGTTCGAGAGTTGTTCGAGAAGCCTCCTGAACTGAGGAAAAGGCGCACAAGGTAATTGTTTATTGAAGATTCAATTAATATTGAAGAATTGTGAATAATCTATTGATAGAAGCGTAGTTTTTTTGTCTAGTTTATTCCTGAATTATGAACAAAGGTATCTCGAGTAGTTTAAAGTTAATTCGTATCTTTGAGAGGGAAATTCTATACGTATGCCGGTTGCCACTTTATGCACACACATTTTAGGATGTTGAGCAATAGAAGACAATGTATGCCTGGATTAGCAAATATAAGTCTTTAGTCTTTATTGATTCTAATGTTCTGAGCAATTGCATACTCTCTGTTGAATAGCTATATTACCAATCCATTGCCTTTGAAATGATGGATCCACACAGAAAGCCCTTTTATGAACTTCCTTACTTGTCATCAGTCAGCGATCCTAGTTCTAGTTGGCTAAGCAAACTTATCTTTGGAAACACttgcattttttttcttgattgaaTGTAAAGATGCGGATTCCTTGTCACTATAtatacatttctttttttagacaTGTGTTTTGGGTCAATGTTGACTTAGTTTATTTATGAATGAGAACTAGGAAAATGACATGCAATCTCTAATGTTGTCTAACAAACCCTCTGTTTGTAGGTATGATATATACAAAAGGATCGATGCAAGTTATTATGGTTATAGGGATGATGAGGATGGCATTTTAGAGAAACTTGAAGGACCAGCAGAGCAGAATATGAGGGCTGCAGCTGTGGCAGACTGGAAGGAGATGGAGAAGATAAAACAGGAAGCAAGGAGAGCTGTAAAGAGTGGGGAGGTGGTGGAAGTGGGTGTTGTGTCGAAAATCTTGTTTGAGGAGGAAGAGGATGTGGTAGAGGAAGAGAGaatgaaagagagagaggagaaggagaaggagaaggagttTATTGCTCACG is part of the Salvia splendens isolate huo1 chromosome 22, SspV2, whole genome shotgun sequence genome and encodes:
- the LOC121785700 gene encoding pre-mRNA-splicing factor ISY1 homolog, producing the protein MARNEEKAQSMLNRFITMKEEEKKKPKERRPYLASECRDLAEADKWRQQIMREIGRKVAEIQNEGLGEHRIRDLNDEINKLIREKVHWERRIVELGGHNYSRHSAKMTDLDGNIVDVPNPSGRGPGYRYFGAAKKLPGVRELFEKPPELRKRRTRYDIYKRIDASYYGYRDDEDGILEKLEGPAEQNMRAAAVADWKEMEKIKQEARRAVKSGEVVEVGVVSKILFEEEEDVVEEERMKEREEKEKEKEFIAHVPLPDEEEIKKKVLEKKKQEMLSKYTSIELLEGLNEAKSLLNIQK